A window of the Desulfobacula toluolica Tol2 genome harbors these coding sequences:
- a CDS encoding DUF3786 domain-containing protein, which yields MSEFANAMEVFKILDKSNCRKCNEQTCLAFASKVFLGEKSLDQCPVLSQKVLEQYQGKQKKKMTNEEYRSTLVADLKTQINSCDLEKAAKRVGGSFSKGKLMIRIFGKQFFIDSQGNMFSDIHINPWIASTVLGYVLHCKGVSLTGKWVPLREIEGGREKNPLFVQRSEKPLKQIADKYPHLFEDLIVLFNGKTVENYYASDISLVLYPLPKLPILICYWKAEDGMESDLHIFFDSSAGMNANVDIVYGIATGIVVMFEKISMKHGVVAS from the coding sequence ATGTCTGAATTTGCCAATGCCATGGAAGTGTTTAAGATTCTGGATAAATCCAATTGCAGAAAATGCAATGAACAAACCTGTCTTGCTTTTGCCTCAAAGGTTTTTTTGGGAGAAAAATCATTGGATCAATGCCCTGTCTTGAGCCAAAAAGTGCTTGAACAATATCAGGGAAAACAGAAAAAAAAGATGACAAATGAAGAGTACCGGTCAACGCTTGTGGCGGACTTGAAAACACAAATAAATTCTTGTGACCTGGAAAAGGCAGCCAAAAGAGTCGGGGGGAGTTTTTCAAAAGGGAAATTGATGATCAGGATTTTTGGAAAGCAGTTTTTCATTGATTCACAGGGCAACATGTTTTCAGATATTCATATCAACCCCTGGATTGCCAGTACTGTTTTGGGATATGTCCTCCACTGCAAAGGGGTTTCTTTGACGGGGAAATGGGTTCCGTTAAGAGAAATTGAGGGTGGGCGTGAGAAAAATCCTTTGTTTGTCCAGAGATCTGAAAAGCCTTTAAAACAGATTGCAGATAAATATCCCCATTTGTTTGAAGATCTGATTGTTCTTTTTAATGGAAAAACAGTGGAAAATTATTATGCATCAGATATATCACTGGTGCTTTATCCTTTGCCAAAGCTTCCCATACTGATCTGCTATTGGAAGGCTGAAGACGGTATGGAATCGGATCTGCACATTTTTTTTGATTCATCTGCCGGCATGAATGCCAATGTGGATATTGTATATGGCATTGCTACCGGCATTGTTGTCATGTTTGAAAAAATTTCCATGAAACACGGGGTGGTTGCCTCGTGA